The genomic stretch ATCTATTTGAAATACCCGTTTCTGGCATGGATGTTGCTGAATAATCTATCAAGAATGGTGCGAATATCATCACGTTGAGCCCTTTACAGGGAAGGAGGCGCCGATGAAAGCAGCAATGATCATGCTTGCATTAACCTTGTTGGCAGGATGCGCAGTAGTGCCTGCTGTTCCCTATGATGCTTACGGTCCGTACTACCCATCTCCTTACTATGCTTCTCCTGTGTATGTATACCAGGGATTCAGCTACTACAGACCCTTGCATCATAGCTATTATGGCCCTCGATACCACAGTTACTACAGGGGAAGAGGGTATTTCCACCCCGGCGGACCCGGGCGTTACAGGTGGTGAAGAAAGGTGGTATAATTGTAGAAGGGAGGAAATCATGAAATTGTTCTCATCGCAAACTCACCTGGCATTTGTTTTCATGCTAATCGGTATCCTCGCAGCAGGCCCGGCCCTGGCGGATAAACCGCCCTGGGCAGGCGGTGGAAAGGGCGAGAAACAAAAACCTCAGGCAGCGCGTGAACGGAATGAGGGGAAGCGCTATTTCACCGAACAGCAGCGGGCTTACATCAATGGCTACTATGCCAAACAGTATGGAAGAAAAGGCCACTGTCCGCCGGGACTTGCCAAAAAGCAGAACGGCTGTATGCCTCCCGGCCAGGCAAAAAAATGGGCGATCGGCCGGCCGCTGCCGAGGGATGTTGTCTTCTACGACCTTCCGCCAGGCATCCTTGCGCAGCTGGGGCCTCCCCCGTCGCGGCACCGCTTTGTGCGCGTTGCACAGGACATCCTGCTCATCGCGACAGGGACCGGAATGGTCGTGGATGCTATCGACAACCTGAACTGGGAGTTCAGTCGTTAGCGGGACCGTTTACGAGGAAATGTGCGAAAGTGTTTCTATAGAAGAAGAAACAGAGAGGTGGTCATGAAAAAGAAGGGTTTTATGATCGTTATGGGTCTAACGATAGCAAGTAGTTATTTGGTGCCGAAGGCGGGATTTGAACCCGCATAGGTCTCCCCGCCACCCCCTCAAGATGGTGTGTCTGCCAATTCCACCACTTCGGCACTCATTTTTTCTCCTGAACCGGTACATTCTCTTCTGTCTGCGCAGGAGTGATCTTCAATGCAGCTTCTCTGTGACTATAGATATAGGCCAGACCAAGGCTTGTTACCATAAAGATGACAACCGCTGCCGTGGTCAGCTTTGTCATAAAACCTGACGAACCCGAACTTCCAAAAAGCGTCTGACTTGAACCGCCTCCGAAGGCGGCGCCAATCTCTGATCCCCTCCCTGTCTGTAGGAGAACGATAAAGATAAGCGCTATGGCAACGACTACATGGATCATTGAAAGAACTGTCATCATTGTTTCTTCTCCCTGATGCTCTTTATTATACCAAGAAAACTGTCGATTTTCAATGATGCTCCGCCGACAAGGGCTCCATCAACGTTTTCCATGCTTATCAGTTCTCCAACATTCTCAGGTGTTACACTTCCGCCGTAGAGGATCATTATCTTTTTACATATATCACCGTACATGTCGCCCACTACATTCCTTATAAACCTGTGGACCTCTTCCGCTTCTATCGGCGTTGCGTTTTTACCGGTGCCGATAGCCCACACGGGTTCATATGCAATAACGATATCGTCGAGCTTGTCAATTCCGTAGAGGGCCTTTTTGACCTGGATGCCGATGATGAACTCCGTAATCCCCTTCTCTCTCTCGATCTCTGTTTCGCCCACGCATATGATCGGTTTTAACCCTGTCTGGAGGCTCTTTTTTGCCTTCGCGTTGACGCCTTCGTCGGTCTCGTTGAAATATTTTCTTCTCTCCGAGTGGCCGGTGATAACGTAGGTACAGCCCACGTCTTTCAGCATGGCCGGTGACACCTCACCGGTATACGCGCCTTTATCCTCGGAATAGATATTCTGCGCCGCAAGAAGGACCTGCGAGCCTTTTATCGTTTCAGAAACACTCTGCAATGCCGTGTATGGCGGCGCCAGAACTACTTCACCGCCTTTTATCCCCGCAGTACCGTCCTTCACACCCTTCGCGAGGTCTATTGCCTCACGAATCGTATTGTTCATCTTCCAGTTTCCGGCTACCATCCATGTTCTCATTATTTATCTCCACACTTTTCCAGGGCCTCAACGGCCGGCATTGTTTTCCCCTCCAGAAGCTCAAGGAAAGCACCGCCCCCTGTTGAGATGTAGGATATCCTGGAACTCACTCCGGCACGATGTACTGCCGAATCGGTGTCGCCGCCCCCGATAATCGAGAGCGCGCCCGATGCCGCTACCGACGATGCCACGGCGTATGTGCCCTTGCTGAACTTGTCAATCTCAAACATGCCCATGGGACCATTCCAGACAATTGTCTTCGCGCCTTTTAAGGACTCTGAAAAGAGTGCTATGGTCGCCGGCCCGATATCAAGACCCATGCTGTCTTTCGGGATCTCCTCAACCTTACAGACCTTCGCCTCAGCATCTACCGATGCCTTTTCCGCCACGATGCAATCGACAGGCAGACAGAGCCGCACACCTTTTGACTTCGCCTTGTCCATGATGCTCCTTGCCTTATCGAGCATCTCCTTTTCACACAAAGATTTCCCGACCTCATAGCCGAGCGCGTTCAGGAATGTAAAGGCCATCCCGCCGCCGACGATAAGGCAGTCCACCTTCTCAATGAGGTTCTCGATCACGCCTATCTTGTCTGAAACCTTTGCCCCTCCGATGATAGCCACAAGCGGCCTCTCCGGGTTCCCCATGGCCTTCTGAAAGTAGTCTATCTCGTTCTTTAAAAGAAAACCCGCTGCGCAAACCTTCACAAATTCAGTAATTGCAGCGTTTGAAGCGGCCTTTCTGTGAGACACCGCAAAGGCGTCATCGATATAGACATCACAGAGCCGGGCAAGCGCACGGGCAAATTCGCTTTCATTCTTTTCATCACCGATATGGAATCTGAGGTTCTCAAGGAGTACGATGTCGCCCTCTTTCATGGCGGCAACAGTGGCCTCAACCTTTTCACCGATGCAATCATCGACAAACACTATCTCTTTCGCCAGGAGCTTCGAAAGTCTGTCTGCTACAGGCTTCAGAGAAAGCTTGTCAACTCTCACGCCCTTGGGTCTCCCCATATGGGACATAAGGATTATCCTGGCATTTTTATCAAGACAGTAACGTATCGTCGGGAAATGAGCCTTTATCCGTGTATCGTCCGTAACATTCCCGCTTTCATCGGTTGGAACATTGAAATCAACGCGGATCAGTACCCGTTTTCCCCTGACGTCAACCTGATCTATAGACTTCATAGTGCCGCTACCTTTCCCGATTCCTTCTTACCTTATTTCATGATAAAGGAGAGAAGCTCCAGCATCCTGTTCGAAAAACCCCATTCATTGTCATACCAGGACAATACCTTGACCATATTACCGCCGATCACGTTGGTATACTCCATATCAACAATAGAGGAATACGGGTTGCCGTTGAAGTCCCTGGAAACGAGAGGCTCCTCGGAGCAGAAGAGTATTCCCTTCATCGGTCCTGCCGCATAGGTCTTAAACTTCGCGTTGACATCTTCTTTCGTTACTTTTGCCGACAGCATCGCCACAAAATCAACGACCGACACATTGGGGACAGGCACCCTTATCGCCATACCGTCGAGCTTGCCCTTCAACTCGGGGATAACTTCAGATATGGCCTTTGCTGCGCCTGTGGTTGTCGGTATCATAGAGAGCGCAGCAGCACGGGCCCGCCGGAGGTCTTTATGCGGTTCATCAAGAACCACCTGATCGTTCGTAAATGCATGAATAGTGGTCATAAAACCATACTCAATGCCGTATTCCTTCTGAAGTATCTTTGTTACCGGCGCGAGGCAATTCGTCGTACAGGAGCCCATGGATATAACGTGATGTTTCGTCTTGTCATAGACCTCCTGATTGACACCGAGCACAAAGGTCACATCAGGGTTCTTCGCGGGAGCCGAAATGACAACCTTCTTTGCTCCTGCCTTGAGATGTCTTTCGGCGCC from Syntrophorhabdaceae bacterium encodes the following:
- the secG gene encoding preprotein translocase subunit SecG, with protein sequence MMTVLSMIHVVVAIALIFIVLLQTGRGSEIGAAFGGGSSQTLFGSSGSSGFMTKLTTAAVVIFMVTSLGLAYIYSHREAALKITPAQTEENVPVQEKK
- the tpiA gene encoding triose-phosphate isomerase, with the protein product MRTWMVAGNWKMNNTIREAIDLAKGVKDGTAGIKGGEVVLAPPYTALQSVSETIKGSQVLLAAQNIYSEDKGAYTGEVSPAMLKDVGCTYVITGHSERRKYFNETDEGVNAKAKKSLQTGLKPIICVGETEIEREKGITEFIIGIQVKKALYGIDKLDDIVIAYEPVWAIGTGKNATPIEAEEVHRFIRNVVGDMYGDICKKIMILYGGSVTPENVGELISMENVDGALVGGASLKIDSFLGIIKSIREKKQ
- a CDS encoding phosphoglycerate kinase, with product MKSIDQVDVRGKRVLIRVDFNVPTDESGNVTDDTRIKAHFPTIRYCLDKNARIILMSHMGRPKGVRVDKLSLKPVADRLSKLLAKEIVFVDDCIGEKVEATVAAMKEGDIVLLENLRFHIGDEKNESEFARALARLCDVYIDDAFAVSHRKAASNAAITEFVKVCAAGFLLKNEIDYFQKAMGNPERPLVAIIGGAKVSDKIGVIENLIEKVDCLIVGGGMAFTFLNALGYEVGKSLCEKEMLDKARSIMDKAKSKGVRLCLPVDCIVAEKASVDAEAKVCKVEEIPKDSMGLDIGPATIALFSESLKGAKTIVWNGPMGMFEIDKFSKGTYAVASSVAASGALSIIGGGDTDSAVHRAGVSSRISYISTGGGAFLELLEGKTMPAVEALEKCGDK
- the gap gene encoding type I glyceraldehyde-3-phosphate dehydrogenase, whose product is MAVKVAINGFGRIGRLVLRAGFGGKDVEFVAVNDITDPKTLAHLLKYDSVHGTMDAEVKAKENAIMINGKEVKAFAIKEPEMLPWKDLGVDVVLESTGKFTDRAGAERHLKAGAKKVVISAPAKNPDVTFVLGVNQEVYDKTKHHVISMGSCTTNCLAPVTKILQKEYGIEYGFMTTIHAFTNDQVVLDEPHKDLRRARAAALSMIPTTTGAAKAISEVIPELKGKLDGMAIRVPVPNVSVVDFVAMLSAKVTKEDVNAKFKTYAAGPMKGILFCSEEPLVSRDFNGNPYSSIVDMEYTNVIGGNMVKVLSWYDNEWGFSNRMLELLSFIMK